The Chitinispirillales bacterium ANBcel5 DNA segment GACTATATGTTATCAGCAAAAAAAATAACTAGTGTGATTTCTGCACTAACTCTGACTTTCTTCTTTGTAGCACCATCAATTGCTCAGGAAGCTCCACCACCAAGTGCTGCTGAGCCAGTAGCAGAAGTTGAAGTAAGTGAGCAGGATCTTGAGAAAACAGCAGATGCTTATCGAAAAATAGCGGCCGTACAGCAGCAGTTACAGGCTGAACTCCAAACCGCTGAGGACCAGGAAAGCAGATTACAATTACAGCAGAGTGCCAACAAGAATATGATGGAAGCTGTAGAGAGTTCTGGTTTGAGTGTTGAGCAATATAATACGGTTATGCAACAGGTTAATGCTGATAAGGAACTTGCTCAAAAATTTCAGCAATTGATGATGGAGTAAATCCGCTAACACAGGAAAATTCTTTTTTGGTGAAAGCCACCTAAATCCAGAAAACTACAGCCTGGCTTTCAGTACACAGAAAAGAGTAGGGGAGGTGGGAGCAGATTCTGATTGCCTCCTGGATTCTGTTTCCACAAACCTCTCCATTTAAGCAACTACAGTTGACTCTTATAACACCACCATATTGTCTCTGTGTATTACTTCAGGAAATTGTACGCTACCCAGCTTTCTTTTTATTTCGCTTGTTTTACAACCCTTTATAGAATCTATCTGAGTTGATGGAAAATTCACCATTCCTCTTGCAATCACTTGTTTATCTAAACAGGTGATATCTACCATATCGCCGATTCTAAAATTACCGGAGAAATCAAGGATTCCCGCTGCAAGAAGGCTTTTTCCTTTCTCTTTGATGGCTTTGCAGGCACCATCATCGACTGTAACTTTTCCATGAGACTGCCCGGTAAAAGCCAGCCATCGGTGCTTGGAGGTCATCTTTTTTTCTGATGGCAGGAAAAGAGTCGAGCAGTTGTTCTCTTTTAACACTGATAAAAGCGAACTTGAAAATCCATCTCCAATAAGTGATGGAATTCCGGCGCGGGTGAGCATTTCAGCGGCTTTTAGTTTAGTTGTCATTCCACCTACACTGATATTGCTTATATTCTCAGATGCCATTTTGTGCACTGATGAACAAAGGTGAGAGATTACAGGAATATGCCGGGCATCTTTATGTTTCTGTGGGTTTTTATCGTACAGGCCACCTACATCGGTTAGGTTAACAAAAACATCGGCATGGGATAACAGAGAAATTTGTGCAGCGAGTACATCATTGTTTCCAAACTGAATCTCTTCTGTTCCCACTGAATCATTTTCATTAACAATTGGTATGATACGACAATCCAGGAGCTGAAATAGTGTATTACGGAGATTGAGATATCTCTTTTTACTCCTTAAATCATCCCAGGTGAGAAGAACCTGTCCTATGTTTACATCATGAGTCGAAAAAAAGGATTGATAGATATCCATTAATTTGATTTGACCCACACTTGCACAGGCCTGTTGAAGGGGTATTGTTTCTGGTCTTTTTTTTACCTTTAGTACATCCATTCCATGAGCAATTGCTCCCGAAGAGACGAGTATTACACGTAGCCCTTTTTTATGTAAAAAAGAAAGATCTTCAGCAAGTTGTTTAACCCTTTGTTCTTTGCCCTGAGCGGTAAGAATTCTGCTGCCGGTTTTGACTACAATTGTTTTTATATTATATAATTCAGTTCTAAATAGAGTGGAAGTCATAGTTTTTTGTCATGTTAGAAGTGAAAAGTAGTAGATTACCTGCCTCTCTTGAGGTATTTTCTTTCCATCTGAAGGATTACTTCTCTAAGGCTTTGAATCGTATTTTCAAGAGAATCTCTTTCTGCATAGCAGTTTTTCATAACTTGAGCAAGAGATTCAAGATTTTGTTTTCTTTCTTTTCTCTCCTTTTCTTCATTGATTTCCATTATAGTTAATTTTTGGAGTGTATTTTCAAGTGTTCTTTGCGAATCTATATAGTGTTTGAGTAAACGAACCCAGGCACTGGCCTGTTTGGCACGTGAGTCGTAGGGGTATAGGTTAAAAAAGGTAGTAAATTCTACCAAGGCACAGTGATAATCGGGGGTTGGATTAAGAGGAGAAATATACAGGGTGGCTAAAGTAAACTGTGCATCCATACCCTGAGATGAATAGGGTATGGAGTCTGCAATTTTACCTAATCTCGTGATAGCAGAATCAAAATCTATATCGTTTGAGAGTAAAAGGTTTTGAGTATCCCTAACTAAATCTTCCTGAGGGGGAATAGTTGTTAAACAGCCTGCAAGTGATAGAATCAAGACAAAAATCAGAAAACAGGCTGAAACAGGAGCTGAGCGATATATAATAACCTCCAGATTACACAGATCCATCCAGATTGATCATCTGTTCTCCGTTTGAAGTATAGTCTTTTGTGACCGGATTTTTAATTTCTCGTAATTTTTTAGTCACTTTAGAAATTCTCTCTGCTTCAAAAATTATGGCACGCACCCGATCTTTCATAATTTCGGGATAATCTTCCATTGAAAGTTCAAGAAATTGAGCATTACCTGAAATTATCATCAAAGGATTATTAATTTCATGATTTATAGAAGCTACAATTTCACCTATAGCAGCCATTCGTTTTGAGCGTACCAACTCATCCTGAGCATTCCTTAGCTCAACGGCCATATTAAAGAACGCTGTTGCAAGATCACCGATTTCATCTTTTGGGTATCCAAAAGGGTTGATATTAAAATCCCCTTTTGCTACCGAGTTAGCTGACTCTTTTAGCCTACGCAATGAATTGGTAATGGCTCTCGAGAAAAGGAACCCAAATAATATAGAAAAGAGCGTCATCCCAGTAAAGATTAAAATCGTGACTCGGCTCACATTTTTGATTCTGTTCTCCATTTTACCTATATAAAAAACATTAAGCTTATCGATTGAAATTAAAGCAGAATCCAGCTCCGTGTTGAGTTTTTTTCCGATATCCTTCATTAAAGCGGGATATGAGAGCCTTTGGCTCGTGTAGTCCTGGGCTGAGTTGCGAACACTGACTAATGAATCAAAGAGTACATTATAGAAATCGTTATACTCTGCCAAATTTTTGATATGCTTTGAGTATGAGTGGTTTGCTGAGGTCGAATAGTTATTCATCAAAAGAGAATCATAAAAACGCAAAGAATCCACACATACCTCAAGAGTAGCCAGCTTAAATTGAATTTCGTGATTAACATCCCTGAAATTATCGATCGATTCATGTATACCGACATTTTCAAAGCTATAAGCAATAAGGTCCTGATTGTTGTGAAGACCTCTGAGGTGCAGAAGAGTGTTTTTTATCTCATTTTGGTATTTTAATATGTTTGATATGCTTGTTAGATCCTGGGTTTTATCTACAATTATAAAAAGAAACAGGTTTAGAAAGATTATTACCAGAAATCCGCCAAACAACTTAAATGCTATAAATCTTCTCATACTCTATGAACCTGAAAATAATTTGAATAAAATAATGTAGTAGTATATTATTATTAGACCGAAAACGCAATGACCTAAACAAGGTTTTATTAAAACATTTTGTACTGTGCTAAAAATCGTGCCCAAGAGAGAAATAAAACTGGTGTTCTCTGTTTAAGTTGAAATGTTCTGAAGCTACAATCAAATTGCCGTATGAAATGCTTATTGGACCAAAAATGGTTTTATATACCACCCCTACTCCTGAGCCCAGAAGACTTTGGTACAAAAATTCTGATGGTAGTTTCCTTGTAACAAAATCAGCATCTCTTTTCCATACTCTACCCCAGTCCAGATCAAAAGTGAGTAACAAATTAGTGTTAATTCTAAAGGAATAATCAAGATGAAGTGATGCTAATATATCTCCGGTTAGTGATCTTGTACTGAGGCCTTTAAAGGGGATGTTATTATACATATCTATATCTTTATATCCATGCTCTTGAAATGAGCCGCCAAGATAAACTCTTTCAACTTCAGGAAGAGTAGAATTAGACCATGCCCAGGTGAAACGTGAATGAATGGTATGGCTGTTTCCAAGGGTGAAATAAAGCCCTGAACTACCATCAATTTTTAGAAAATCTTCACTTCCTGGTAGTGGTTTTAAAGCACTGGTTAATGCTATAGTATGGTTCCAACCGTTTCTGGGGAAGGGTTTTTCATCTATGGTATCGTAAATAAAACGCAAGAGAAAATAGGGGACGCTTCTATTGAATCTAAATCCAACACCATCATCAAGTAAACTCCTGTTTCTATTTCTTAAGTCAAACAGCTCATATTTTATGCCACTAGTAAAAGAAAGTGACTTAAGAATTTGGGCACCACCAGAAGCCATAAAACCTGTTTTTCTTAGGAATAGTGTTTCTTTGCTAATTGAGTCACGATCATATACTCTCTCTTTAGAGATGTAGCCTTTTAGAAGAATGTTATTAGCAAAGTCACTGGTAAAAAGATAGTTCCCCTGAAGATCAACAGCGTATTTTTCACGTCTCAGGCCGTATTGTAGATACAAAGAAGAGGTAATTCCTGTTCCCCAAATATTTTCATAGGCCGGATGAATGTATCCTTCAAGCCTGTGAAACTCATCATACCTGAGACCGCTGCGTAGACGTAAGTATTTTTTTTCTTGCAAAACCACACTTAAACGTGCTTGGTCATCAATATCTATATTCACAGTTTCAAATAAATCTGTTGAATAAAGACTTTCTGTAGAGCTTCCAATCAGCTCTTCGGAAAGTGTCATACCTGTATCGAGACCACTGGCGGTAGTAAGAAATTGTGGGTTGGTACGTTTAGCACCCTGAAAAACAACTTCGGTAATTCTAGTCGGTTTAACGGTTATTGTACGTATTGAGCTGTTCTCACAAAAAAGATCCGACTTTATTGTTTTGAATTCAGATAATTCTCTGGGCAGTTTTGAGGAAAGTGAGGAGAGAATATTGTGACATGAATCTAAGGTATCCATATATGTCTCTGCTATTTTTTCTCCGTTTATATCCAAAACCCTAACCCTTACAGTATAACTTTTATTCTTTCGCTGGTTATCATTGTATAATTTTTGCAATTTTTGGACGATCTGTGGAAGTTGTTCCTTTGTTGCGGCATACCCAATTTCAATCAGAGTATCTAGATTGTTGAAATTTAGATTTGTGAAGCCATCAAGTTCAGGGCGTATTACAATATCTGCCATATCTATTTCAAGACGTTTATTTTTTTCGATACCGATGGCAACAATCTGATCAACAATTCTGATGGGATTATCAAGATCCTCCCTACCCCAAAGAGATGAAGTTACATCTATTGCAACTACAAACTGAGCCCCTTCATCTCTGGCTGTTTCTACTGGAATATTAGAGCTTATCCCACCATCAATAAGAAGCTTTTCACCTTTTTGCACCGGAGAGAACGCAAGCGGGACCGCACAGGAGGCTCTGACTGCACTTATGAGATTTCCCTCACTGAAAACATATTTATTACCAGTGAGAATATCGGTGGATACAATTCTTAAAGAAACAGGAAGTTTACTGAAATCATTTGATGCCATGAACTGGGGAGAGAGGAGCTTTGGAGAGAGATGATTGTAAAAGGCCTGACCGTGAGAAATTGAATTTGGAAGTAT contains these protein-coding regions:
- a CDS encoding DUF4168 domain-containing protein, which codes for MLSAKKITSVISALTLTFFFVAPSIAQEAPPPSAAEPVAEVEVSEQDLEKTADAYRKIAAVQQQLQAELQTAEDQESRLQLQQSANKNMMEAVESSGLSVEQYNTVMQQVNADKELAQKFQQLMME
- the proB gene encoding glutamate 5-kinase, whose product is MTSTLFRTELYNIKTIVVKTGSRILTAQGKEQRVKQLAEDLSFLHKKGLRVILVSSGAIAHGMDVLKVKKRPETIPLQQACASVGQIKLMDIYQSFFSTHDVNIGQVLLTWDDLRSKKRYLNLRNTLFQLLDCRIIPIVNENDSVGTEEIQFGNNDVLAAQISLLSHADVFVNLTDVGGLYDKNPQKHKDARHIPVISHLCSSVHKMASENISNISVGGMTTKLKAAEMLTRAGIPSLIGDGFSSSLLSVLKENNCSTLFLPSEKKMTSKHRWLAFTGQSHGKVTVDDGACKAIKEKGKSLLAAGILDFSGNFRIGDMVDITCLDKQVIARGMVNFPSTQIDSIKGCKTSEIKRKLGSVQFPEVIHRDNMVVL
- a CDS encoding HAMP domain-containing protein, which encodes MRRFIAFKLFGGFLVIIFLNLFLFIIVDKTQDLTSISNILKYQNEIKNTLLHLRGLHNNQDLIAYSFENVGIHESIDNFRDVNHEIQFKLATLEVCVDSLRFYDSLLMNNYSTSANHSYSKHIKNLAEYNDFYNVLFDSLVSVRNSAQDYTSQRLSYPALMKDIGKKLNTELDSALISIDKLNVFYIGKMENRIKNVSRVTILIFTGMTLFSILFGFLFSRAITNSLRRLKESANSVAKGDFNINPFGYPKDEIGDLATAFFNMAVELRNAQDELVRSKRMAAIGEIVASINHEINNPLMIISGNAQFLELSMEDYPEIMKDRVRAIIFEAERISKVTKKLREIKNPVTKDYTSNGEQMINLDGSV
- a CDS encoding patatin-like phospholipase family protein; protein product: MKKPQRIVTGCLLLLLFSAYLFSPNAKYRFALVLSGGGARGVAQIGVLKALQEAGVKPDLIVASSMGSVIGSLYASGYELSEIKSLIKNINWEAFLKNRSKRQNLFVNQKTSHVNYLFEIRFDNNFRPILPNSISHGQAFYNHLSPKLLSPQFMASNDFSKLPVSLRIVSTDILTGNKYVFSEGNLISAVRASCAVPLAFSPVQKGEKLLIDGGISSNIPVETARDEGAQFVVAIDVTSSLWGREDLDNPIRIVDQIVAIGIEKNKRLEIDMADIVIRPELDGFTNLNFNNLDTLIEIGYAATKEQLPQIVQKLQKLYNDNQRKNKSYTVRVRVLDINGEKIAETYMDTLDSCHNILSSLSSKLPRELSEFKTIKSDLFCENSSIRTITVKPTRITEVVFQGAKRTNPQFLTTASGLDTGMTLSEELIGSSTESLYSTDLFETVNIDIDDQARLSVVLQEKKYLRLRSGLRYDEFHRLEGYIHPAYENIWGTGITSSLYLQYGLRREKYAVDLQGNYLFTSDFANNILLKGYISKERVYDRDSISKETLFLRKTGFMASGGAQILKSLSFTSGIKYELFDLRNRNRSLLDDGVGFRFNRSVPYFLLRFIYDTIDEKPFPRNGWNHTIALTSALKPLPGSEDFLKIDGSSGLYFTLGNSHTIHSRFTWAWSNSTLPEVERVYLGGSFQEHGYKDIDMYNNIPFKGLSTRSLTGDILASLHLDYSFRINTNLLLTFDLDWGRVWKRDADFVTRKLPSEFLYQSLLGSGVGVVYKTIFGPISISYGNLIVASEHFNLNREHQFYFSLGHDF